The following proteins are co-located in the Hippoglossus stenolepis isolate QCI-W04-F060 chromosome 23, HSTE1.2, whole genome shotgun sequence genome:
- the LOC118102637 gene encoding RNA-binding protein 4.1: protein MVKIFIGNLSQHAGKEEVEALFAQYGTVTECAKYKNYAFVHMEDRKCATKAIRELHLYKLNGRPINVELSRGKNQGPVKLHVANVEKGFDEELRTLFEEYGTVAESAIIKDFAFVHMSNSDEAMDAIKGLDNTEFQGKRIHVQISKSRPRGPPEEEAYPPPPGRGGYFPPRYPSMGPEPPYRGRMSAYPPPPPPPPPPRRAPYPDRGYDERDGYGVVDYYEKYRARPIGNDDRRPIPPPPPPPSALVRERLGMGPINPYERRPPPYAPPSYMARDRSPIRRAPPPPAPSAGNGFSYERSRLSPMYAAPRPRDSFMERPPPPPPPQQPRYAGY, encoded by the exons ATGGTGAAGATTTTCATCGGGAACCTGTCTCAGCATGCtgggaaggaggaggtggaggctctGTTCGCTCAGTACGGCACAGTGACAGAATGTGCCAAGTACAAGAACTATGCTTTCGTCCACATGGAAGACCGCAAGTGTGCCACCAAGGCCATCCGTGAGCTGCACCTCTACAAGCTGAACGGCAGGCCCATCAATGTGGAGCTCAGCAGGGGGAAGAACCAGGGGCCGGTGAAGCTCCACGTCGCCAATGTCGAAAAGGGATTCGATGAGGAGCTCCGCACCCTCTTCGAGGAGTACGGCACGGTCGCAGAGTCTGCCATCATCAAGGACTTTGCCTTTGTGCACATGTCCAATTCGGATGAGGCCATGGATGCCATCAAAGGTCTGGATAACACCGAATTTCAAG gaaaGCGCATTCATGTTCAGATATCAAAAAGCAGACCCAGAGGGCCACCTGAGGAGGAGGCCTATCCACCCCCGCCAGGCAGAGGAGGCTATTTTCCTCCACGCTACCCAAGCATGGGGCCCGAGCCTCCCTACAGAGGGCGCATGTCTGCTTACCCTCCTCCGCCTCCGCCGCCCCCTCCCCCGAGACGAGCGCCGTACCCCGACCGTGGCTATGATGAGCGGGACGGTTACGGGGTGGTCGATTACTATGAGAAATACAGAGCCCGTCCTATAGGCAACGATGACAGGCGTCCCATcccccctcctccgcctcctccctcGGCGCTGGTCAGAGAACGTCTTGGAATGGGGCCTATCAATCCATATGAGCGGCGCCCGCCCCCATATGCTCCTCCCTCCTACATGGCCAGAGACCGAAGCCCCATCAGACgagcacccccaccccctgctCCATCCGCAGGTAACGGGTTCTCCTATGAGCGGTCCCGGCTCTCTCCGATGTATGCAGCTCCCCGTCCCAGGGACTCCTTCATGGAGAGACCGCCTCCCCCGCCACCACCACAACAACCTCGCTATGCGGGCTATTAG